The proteins below come from a single Nocardioides eburneiflavus genomic window:
- a CDS encoding MEDS domain-containing protein, which produces MILGTHRASSDLGSLEPGTHLCALEQGAARLDHVAATFVAQSLAAGDQVLYIASDGQVDDLLRLLPGSLDARHASGTGQLLTSSFDDAYGSSPPEDLATVADGFRAAAAQARKRGFPALRVAARMDPLAGLLGSFDEVVRWERAAGVLQRELGVSSVCLYDAGGLDEGQGAVLALEHDGLAPHLDVPPIATFLAVDEPWGLRVTGEVDVSNRDLLGRMVASRAAITPRLRLDLGEMTFADVGTVARLRSIAATLPDSGYLELTRVPAVLRRILDATGLGHDRLRLEP; this is translated from the coding sequence ATGATTCTCGGGACGCACCGCGCGAGTTCCGACCTCGGATCGCTGGAGCCCGGCACGCACCTCTGCGCGCTCGAGCAGGGTGCTGCCCGGCTCGACCACGTCGCCGCCACGTTCGTCGCCCAGAGCCTGGCGGCCGGCGATCAGGTGCTCTACATCGCCTCCGACGGTCAGGTCGACGACCTGCTGCGCCTGCTTCCCGGCAGCCTGGACGCCCGCCACGCGTCCGGGACCGGTCAGCTGCTGACGAGCTCGTTCGACGATGCCTACGGCTCGTCGCCCCCAGAGGACCTGGCGACCGTCGCCGACGGCTTCCGGGCGGCAGCCGCGCAGGCGCGCAAGCGAGGCTTCCCGGCGCTGCGGGTGGCGGCCCGGATGGATCCGCTGGCCGGCCTGCTGGGCTCGTTCGACGAGGTCGTGCGGTGGGAGCGGGCGGCGGGGGTCCTGCAGCGCGAGCTCGGCGTCAGCTCGGTCTGCCTCTACGACGCCGGCGGGCTCGACGAAGGGCAGGGCGCGGTCCTCGCGCTCGAGCACGACGGCCTGGCGCCCCACCTCGACGTGCCGCCGATCGCCACGTTCCTCGCCGTCGACGAGCCGTGGGGGCTGCGGGTGACGGGAGAGGTCGACGTGTCCAACCGCGACCTCCTGGGCCGGATGGTCGCGTCCCGTGCGGCCATCACGCCGCGCCTGCGGCTGGACCTGGGCGAGATGACGTTCGCCGACGTCGGCACCGTCGCCCGGCTCCGTTCGATCGCCGCTACGCTGCCCGACAGCGGATACCTCGAGCTCACGCGGGTGCCCGCCGTCCTACGCCGCATCCTCGACGCCACCGGACTCGGGCACGACAGGCTGAGGCTGGAGCCATGA
- a CDS encoding FAD-dependent oxidoreductase, which translates to MAKPAILAVDDDVAVVAAVVRDLRQRYGGDYRVLRATSGPEALEVLADLVLKDRPVAAVVSDQRMPGMTGIEVLQAVRQQAPDAKLLLLTAYADTDVAIRAINDIALDYYLMKPWDPPEDRLYPVLDDLLRDWAHGHPDRDAEVRVVGHRWSDRTHEAKTFLTHNHVPYRWLEVDQSEEATRLLEVAGEGELPVVALPDGSVLRSPTSTELAAALGLSTQATKPLYDLCVVGAGPAGLAAAVYAASEGLQVVVVERDAPGGQAGQSASIENYLGFPKGLSGADLTHRAVAQASRFGAEMVLARDVVGFETRGPVRAVLLEGSADIEARAVLVASGVSYRRLDAPGLDDFVGRGIYYGASASEATQTVGEDVYVVGAANSAGQAVLNFAKYARKVVLVVRGTSLEASMSQYLVTRILTTPNVEVRLRTEVVGTRGDGHLEGITLCDRSAGSVDDVDTNGVYVFIGAAPRTEWLGSSVERDERGYVLTGPDLPADLAWPLERGPFALETSVPGVFAAGDVRRDSMKRVASAVGEGAMSVYLVHRYLATT; encoded by the coding sequence ATGGCGAAGCCCGCCATCCTCGCGGTCGACGACGACGTCGCCGTGGTGGCCGCCGTCGTGCGGGACCTGCGCCAGCGCTACGGCGGGGACTACCGCGTCCTGCGGGCGACGTCCGGGCCGGAGGCGCTCGAGGTCCTCGCCGACCTGGTGCTCAAGGACCGGCCCGTCGCCGCGGTCGTCTCCGATCAGAGGATGCCCGGGATGACCGGGATCGAGGTCCTGCAGGCGGTGCGGCAGCAGGCGCCCGACGCCAAGCTGCTGCTCCTGACGGCGTACGCCGACACCGACGTCGCCATCCGGGCGATCAACGACATCGCGCTCGACTACTACCTGATGAAGCCGTGGGACCCGCCCGAGGACCGGCTCTACCCCGTGCTCGACGACCTGCTGCGCGACTGGGCGCACGGGCATCCCGACCGCGACGCCGAGGTGCGGGTCGTCGGCCACCGCTGGTCCGACCGGACCCACGAGGCGAAGACCTTCCTCACCCACAACCACGTGCCCTACCGCTGGCTCGAGGTAGACCAGTCCGAGGAGGCGACGCGGCTGCTCGAGGTCGCCGGCGAGGGCGAGCTCCCGGTGGTGGCCCTGCCCGACGGGTCGGTGCTCCGCTCCCCCACCTCCACCGAGCTCGCCGCCGCACTGGGCCTGAGCACCCAGGCGACCAAGCCGCTCTACGACCTCTGCGTCGTCGGCGCCGGGCCGGCCGGCCTCGCGGCTGCGGTGTACGCCGCCTCCGAGGGGCTGCAGGTCGTCGTCGTCGAGCGCGACGCACCGGGCGGACAGGCCGGGCAGAGCGCCTCGATCGAGAACTACCTCGGCTTCCCCAAGGGCCTCTCCGGCGCCGACCTCACGCACCGCGCGGTGGCGCAGGCGTCGCGGTTCGGTGCCGAGATGGTGCTGGCGCGCGACGTCGTCGGTTTCGAGACGCGCGGCCCTGTGCGCGCCGTGCTGCTCGAGGGCTCGGCCGACATCGAGGCCCGCGCGGTCCTGGTGGCCAGCGGCGTGTCGTACCGCCGCCTCGACGCCCCCGGGCTCGACGACTTCGTCGGACGTGGGATCTACTACGGCGCCAGCGCGAGCGAGGCGACGCAGACGGTCGGGGAGGACGTGTACGTCGTGGGTGCGGCCAACTCGGCCGGGCAGGCCGTGCTCAACTTCGCCAAGTACGCCAGGAAGGTGGTGCTCGTCGTGCGCGGCACGTCGCTCGAGGCGTCCATGTCGCAGTACCTCGTCACCCGCATCCTGACCACGCCCAACGTCGAGGTCCGGCTGCGGACGGAGGTCGTCGGCACGCGCGGCGACGGACACCTCGAGGGCATCACCCTGTGCGACAGGAGCGCCGGCAGCGTCGACGACGTCGACACCAACGGGGTCTACGTCTTCATCGGCGCGGCCCCTCGCACCGAGTGGCTCGGTTCGTCGGTGGAACGGGACGAACGCGGCTACGTGCTGACCGGTCCCGACCTGCCCGCCGACCTCGCCTGGCCGCTGGAGCGTGGCCCGTTCGCGCTGGAGACCAGCGTGCCCGGCGTCTTCGCCGCGGGCGACGTGCGCCGCGACTCGATGAAGCGGGTCGCGTCCGCCGTGGGCGAGGGCGCGATGTCGGTCTACCTCGTCCACCGCTACCTGGCGACGACCTGA
- a CDS encoding sensor histidine kinase, protein MSAPATHTSLLYGSDRQYATEAGDFLRDGLERGHRTLVMAPPSRTRLIRSELGGDAGAVTFVDDSVAYAPQWNAYRVLLDFAAEAPGVRSCVIAEQRLGRRTAAEVVDYRRLESAINLVFAEHPVDLLCPYDTALPGDLLDIAVHSHEGLRGGGAVAANPGYRDPFSVLTGLSAVALPPPGSTTLDCSRLSDVALARRSVRARGAEIGLARDAVADLELALTEVLTNALLHGSPPSLVHLYDEGGMWVCHVQDGGGLPFDLLSGVVPPAEPADHGYGLWLARQLVAAVDVGGDDSGTHVRLHTPRP, encoded by the coding sequence ATGAGTGCACCCGCGACGCACACGAGCCTGCTCTACGGGAGCGACCGCCAGTACGCCACGGAGGCCGGCGACTTCCTGCGCGACGGACTCGAGCGCGGACACCGCACCCTCGTGATGGCGCCGCCGTCGCGGACGCGACTGATCCGCTCCGAGCTGGGCGGGGACGCCGGTGCGGTCACCTTCGTCGACGACTCGGTCGCCTACGCGCCGCAGTGGAACGCCTACCGCGTGCTGCTCGACTTCGCCGCCGAGGCCCCCGGCGTGCGGTCGTGCGTGATCGCCGAGCAACGACTCGGGCGGCGGACCGCGGCCGAGGTGGTCGACTACCGCCGGCTCGAGTCAGCGATCAACCTCGTCTTCGCCGAGCACCCGGTCGACCTGCTGTGCCCCTACGACACGGCGCTGCCCGGCGACCTGCTCGACATCGCCGTGCACTCCCACGAGGGGCTGCGCGGCGGTGGCGCGGTGGCGGCCAACCCGGGCTACCGGGACCCGTTCTCCGTGCTCACGGGCCTGTCCGCCGTGGCGCTCCCGCCGCCGGGGTCGACGACCCTCGACTGCTCCCGCCTCTCCGACGTCGCGCTGGCGCGCCGGTCGGTCCGCGCACGCGGCGCCGAGATCGGCCTGGCTCGCGACGCCGTCGCCGACCTCGAGCTGGCCCTGACCGAGGTGCTGACCAATGCGCTCCTGCACGGCTCTCCGCCCTCGCTGGTCCACCTCTACGACGAGGGCGGGATGTGGGTCTGCCACGTGCAGGACGGCGGCGGGCTGCCGTTCGACCTGCTGTCCGGGGTGGTGCCGCCCGCCGAGCCCGCCGACCACGGCTACGGTCTCTGGCTCGCCCGCCAGCTCGTCGCCGCGGTGGACGTCGGTGGAGACGACAGCGGCACGCACGTCCGGCTGCACACGCCCAGGCCCTGA
- a CDS encoding sensor histidine kinase: MLYDELRAIAILDGFTDEQVAELAGAGDEMTYAPGDRVFDEGRPAEHWWVMLEGRIDVVRRVGHEEVVMVTIENPGQWAGGFRAWDENGVYMGSARVMEPSRVFRLSASDLARFGQEWFPFAVHLLCGLIATARRIEGNARQREALVALGTLAAGLAHEINNPASAAVRSVGALQQSSDDVLASLQRLAGEGISAEQFVVLDELRRSIDPTSAPTGVALADLEEQLTDWLDEHDVDRGWVIAPALAGAGVPPAWLDRAAASLPGDALQAGLEWVASSVTTTALISEAQDATRRISELVSAVKSYSQLDRAAVQDVRVVDGLESTLIMLGHKLRDGVTVVRDYDHSVPTVTANPGELNQVWTNLVDNAVDAMGGSGTLTVRTYADEHHVVVEVGDTGSGMTEEVAAHAFEPFFTTKEVGKGTGLGLDISRRVVVERHSGAIEVDSEPGRTVIRVRLPRDAPG, translated from the coding sequence ATGCTTTACGACGAGCTGCGCGCGATCGCGATCCTGGACGGCTTCACCGACGAGCAGGTGGCCGAGCTGGCCGGCGCCGGTGACGAGATGACGTACGCCCCCGGCGACCGTGTCTTCGACGAGGGTCGCCCCGCCGAGCACTGGTGGGTGATGCTCGAGGGCCGGATCGACGTCGTGCGCCGGGTCGGCCACGAGGAGGTCGTGATGGTGACCATCGAGAACCCCGGCCAGTGGGCCGGCGGATTCCGCGCGTGGGACGAGAACGGCGTCTACATGGGGTCTGCTCGCGTGATGGAGCCCAGCCGGGTCTTCCGGCTCTCGGCGAGCGACCTGGCGCGCTTCGGCCAGGAGTGGTTCCCGTTCGCCGTCCACCTCCTCTGCGGCCTCATCGCGACCGCCCGGCGCATCGAGGGCAACGCCCGCCAGCGCGAGGCGCTCGTCGCACTGGGCACCCTGGCCGCCGGGCTCGCGCACGAGATCAACAACCCGGCCTCGGCCGCGGTCCGCTCGGTCGGGGCGCTCCAGCAGTCGAGCGACGACGTCCTCGCCTCGCTCCAGCGGCTCGCCGGCGAGGGGATCTCGGCGGAGCAGTTCGTCGTCCTCGACGAGCTCCGGCGCTCGATCGATCCCACCTCGGCGCCCACCGGCGTCGCCCTCGCCGACCTCGAGGAGCAGCTCACCGACTGGCTCGACGAGCACGACGTCGACCGGGGTTGGGTGATCGCGCCCGCCCTCGCCGGTGCCGGGGTCCCGCCCGCGTGGCTCGACCGCGCCGCCGCGTCCCTGCCGGGCGACGCGCTCCAGGCCGGGCTGGAGTGGGTGGCGAGCTCGGTGACGACGACCGCGCTCATCTCGGAGGCGCAGGACGCCACCCGCCGCATCTCCGAGCTCGTGTCCGCCGTGAAGTCCTACTCCCAGCTCGACCGCGCCGCCGTCCAGGACGTGCGCGTGGTCGACGGCCTGGAGAGCACGCTGATCATGCTCGGCCACAAGCTGCGCGACGGCGTTACCGTCGTGCGCGACTACGACCACTCCGTCCCCACCGTCACCGCCAACCCCGGCGAGCTCAACCAGGTGTGGACGAACCTCGTCGACAACGCGGTCGACGCGATGGGCGGGTCCGGCACGCTCACCGTGCGGACGTACGCCGACGAGCACCACGTCGTCGTCGAGGTCGGGGACACCGGGTCGGGCATGACCGAGGAGGTCGCCGCCCACGCCTTCGAGCCGTTCTTCACCACGAAGGAGGTCGGCAAGGGCACGGGCCTGGGGCTCGACATCTCGCGGCGGGTGGTGGTCGAGCGGCACAGCGGCGCGATCGAGGTCGACTCCGAGCCCGGTCGTACCGTGATCAGGGTGCGGCTGCCCCGCGACGCGCCGGGCTGA